The Camelina sativa cultivar DH55 chromosome 16, Cs, whole genome shotgun sequence sequence CCGTGTGCTGCGGAATCTTAGTTATAGTTTTGTGTACCATTAACAAAATGAACTTAAGAGTCCACAAATCCATTTTCGGTGTGGAAAGCGAGACAAGGACAAAATAAACCTTTTCTGTCTTCTAGTCAAACAAGAAGGCCAAGAAAAGAGCACCCCCGTTTAAGACTATTCGGTGACGTCACGCCTGATGGAattgtaagagagagagagagaggcaagtctcatgttttctttttcaagtgTCAGCACGTGATGTCGTGATGAaacttgtgtgtgtgtattttatttttattgatataggTCATCGATGATATGATGagtctcatctcatctcattaCAGGCTTAGGCTACATCTAGTTTTGTTTACCAcgaatatatctattttaatttttgatatcaTGTACTgtatatcttaaatataaaaGCATGATTCTGATTAGCAGCAATTTAAAAGTTGGTAATCCATCCACACTGCACATCGATGGTCATTGGTCTACCAAGGTATATAGAACTAATAAATGATGAATTTTGCATCAATTTGTTTTCGAAtaagtgttttttgtttgagatatttcttaaatttcaaGCTTTTTTGTAGTTTAACCGTTTATTTAACATTCGACgtaaaatggagaaaaaattaaaattagtttacattttacaattttagATCCGCAACTAACTCACCACCAATCATCTCATAAGTAATGTCTACAATGATCCATATTACCCAACGCTTTTAATATACGTtgaaaattcatttatttatccaAATGGGGTATTTAGTTGATGTAAACCTCAACAACTTGTGATGCTTGAAAACATGACTAGAAGCCTCCAAAGACCCcaaaaatgaaaactataatAGAAAACGTCAACCAGTGCGAGCCACATGGCCAAATCACATATTCACCTGGTCATACTTTGAccatatattattagtttttttcttcataaccCAATTAAAAGTTATTATACATTTCATACGATTTTATATTCCCATCCAACTCTAGACCACTTCCTGTAACGTATTTATATACAACACTTCCTCTCATGATCATATAATATCATCTTCACAtccagccaaaaaaaaaaatggatttatCAAGAGACGCCGGAGAAACTTATCAGAGCACATATAAAGGTATCCGTCGTCGGAAATGGGGAAAATGGGTATCGGAGATTCGTGTTCCGGGAACCCGCCAACGTCTCTGGTTAGGCTCTTTCTCGACAGCTGAAGGCGCTGCCGTAGCCCACGACGTTGCTTTTTACTGCTTGCACCGACCATCAACCCTCGAAGACGAAGCTTTTAACTTCCCTCACTTGCTCCCAACCTCCCTCGCTTCCACCACATCTCCTAAATCCATCCAAAAAGCTGCTTCTGACGCTGGCATGGCCGTGGACGCCGGATACAACCTAAACAACGACGGTGCTGTGTCTGGTAGCGGTGGCTGTGAAGATGGATCGTCAACGACGAACATGGAAGACGAGAGTGAACTTAGCATCTCCGTGTACGATTATTTGGAAGACGATCACGTTTGAGTACGTTTTTAGCAGTTAATACAGGAAGGTTAGGATTTGCTTaggttttattattttctgttaCACTTCTGATTCATTCTTCCCCCAAGTGAGCTCTCATATCTCGGGCTTCTTTTTCTTATGATGTTAGTTATATACCCAAATAGCTCAACCGGTTAGAAatgttgttttggtgttttaataTCCGAGTTTGAGTtgattgttctgttttgatAGGGATCATTTACATTTTGCAGACGTAAACTACACAAAGCACTCTTATATATACACACGTGTTTAGAACAACAAATCACGACAAAATAATGATTATGAAAATTCTCGTACTCGTATTATGTTCAACACCAAAAGTAAAGGTTGTCGGGCCTTACGTACAATCAAGAATAGGCCCAGTTTATGAAATTATTGAGACCCAATTATGACCGgaaggagaaaaaagagaaaaagaaaatgaaatcagaCAGTGAAAGGTCGTTGACCTATTCCGTTCCTCCTCATCATTTGAATCTAGATTCTAGAAAAAAATAAGGGAGTTATAAATATTAAGTGGTACGCACGTTCCAGTTTCTCTATGACAACAACAA is a genomic window containing:
- the LOC104751001 gene encoding ethylene-responsive transcription factor ERF020-like, coding for MDLSRDAGETYQSTYKGIRRRKWGKWVSEIRVPGTRQRLWLGSFSTAEGAAVAHDVAFYCLHRPSTLEDEAFNFPHLLPTSLASTTSPKSIQKAASDAGMAVDAGYNLNNDGAVSGSGGCEDGSSTTNMEDESELSISVYDYLEDDHV